In Catenulispora sp. MAP5-51, a genomic segment contains:
- a CDS encoding sulfate adenylyltransferase subunit 1, with amino-acid sequence MAHQDQLRLATAGSVDDGKSTLVGRLLYDTKSVLADQLDAVRRASLDRGLAAPDLALLVDGLRSEREQGITIDVAYRYFATVHRSFVLADTPGHVQYTRNTVTGASTAQLAVVLVDARKGVVAQTRRHAAVLALMGVPKLVLAVNKIDLVDHDESVFAPIAKEFGTHANALGYAESDVLAIPVSALVGDNVVEPSPRTPWYAGPTLLRHLETVPVEPEAQDAPLRFPVQYVIRPRTSEHPEYRGYAGQIAGGTATLGQEVVVLPAGHRSTLIGIDTMDGPLSEAGVGRSVTLLLADDLDVCRGDVIVAPTAPPRVTDEVEATVCWLSETPSQVGASVLLKHGTRTVSAIIAALESRFDEQNLSTIDAPESLRLNHIGRIRLRTSQPLPIDDYITSRRTGSFLLIDPMDGATLAAGLVGAPLAVLEKGRRQGADHMA; translated from the coding sequence ATGGCACATCAGGATCAGTTGCGGCTGGCCACCGCCGGCAGCGTCGACGACGGCAAGTCGACCCTGGTCGGCCGCCTGCTGTACGACACCAAGTCGGTGCTCGCCGACCAGCTCGACGCGGTCCGCCGGGCCAGCCTGGACCGCGGCCTGGCCGCCCCCGACCTGGCCCTGCTGGTCGACGGCCTGCGCTCGGAGCGCGAGCAGGGCATCACGATCGACGTCGCCTACCGCTACTTCGCCACCGTGCACCGCTCGTTCGTCCTGGCCGACACCCCCGGCCACGTGCAGTACACGCGCAACACCGTGACCGGCGCGTCCACCGCGCAACTGGCGGTGGTCCTGGTGGACGCGCGCAAGGGGGTGGTGGCGCAGACCCGCCGGCACGCCGCCGTTCTGGCTCTGATGGGCGTCCCGAAACTGGTCCTGGCCGTCAACAAGATCGACCTGGTCGACCACGACGAGTCCGTGTTCGCCCCGATCGCCAAGGAGTTCGGGACGCACGCGAACGCGTTGGGCTACGCGGAGTCCGACGTCCTGGCCATCCCGGTATCGGCCCTGGTCGGAGACAACGTGGTCGAACCCTCTCCGCGCACGCCGTGGTACGCCGGGCCGACCCTGCTGCGTCATCTGGAGACGGTGCCGGTGGAACCGGAGGCGCAGGACGCGCCGCTGCGCTTCCCGGTGCAGTACGTCATCAGGCCACGAACATCGGAGCACCCGGAGTACCGGGGCTACGCCGGCCAGATCGCGGGCGGTACCGCGACCTTGGGGCAGGAGGTCGTGGTCCTCCCGGCCGGACATCGCAGCACCTTGATCGGCATCGACACCATGGACGGTCCGCTGTCCGAGGCCGGCGTCGGCCGCTCGGTGACCCTGCTGCTCGCCGACGATCTCGACGTGTGCCGGGGCGACGTGATCGTCGCCCCGACCGCGCCGCCGAGGGTGACCGACGAGGTGGAGGCGACGGTGTGCTGGCTGTCGGAGACACCATCGCAGGTCGGGGCATCGGTCTTGCTCAAGCACGGGACCCGTACGGTGTCGGCGATCATCGCCGCACTGGAGTCCCGGTTCGACGAACAGAACCTGTCGACGATCGACGCCCCGGAATCCCTGCGCCTGAACCACATCGGGCGTATCAGGCTCCGCACGTCCCAACCGCTGCCGATCGACGACTACATAACCAGCCGCCGAACCGGCTCTTTCCTCCTGATCGACCCGATGGACGGCGCCACCCTGGCCGCAGGCCTGGTCGGGGCGCCGTTGGCGGTGCTGGAGAAGGGGCGTCGCCAAGGCGCTGATCACATGGCCTGA
- a CDS encoding GNAT family N-acetyltransferase has product MEVDAMTGMAPTVLPPAPAEKAVHALLTDGTTVSIRPTTPKDLDGLNAMFAALSPESLRMRFFASGTAAGRAAAKRLCEPHPDRIALVVTAHHGEHEEIIGEGEAWRLHAGADAAEVGFTVAEGRRGLGIGTLLLEHLAGAARAAGIRTFVAETLAENLAMKRVIALAGLRHSAAYEHGGTVFHEIDLTEDDAYLEVVADREFAASAASLEPLFRPRAVAVVGVGRSRGVGRAILDHLLAAGFDRPLFAVNPHADQIAGVPCARSIDLLPDRIDLAVVAVPPDGLAEAAVACGHRGIRALTIVTTPVPASVRARLKRICRRYGMRLVGPNCLGVAAFGPDLAMDATFGPDLAMDATFGPQTPLGGSAGIGVQSGGVGIAMLDHLSRLGIGAASFASLGDKADVSGNDLLAWWSRDPATRLVLLHLESFGNPRKFARYARRVARAKPVLIVAAGRSAAGSRAAASHTAASVTPGTTGEALYRQAGVIATHSVAELVETAALLATGARPAGHRVAVVSNAGGTGVLGADACVETGLVVPEFSAALRERLSALLGPAAACGNPVDAGAGAGADPLREAVATVAASGEVDAVLLLLVPTALAELPATLAADARTGPVPAIAVRVDQAAGVQTVRGSDGALAPVYGDAENAARALSHACDYAEWLRRPGGEAPTLSDVRSRDAARLISLFLAARPDGGWLPPDRAADLLACYGIHCARLVLATDVQSAVTAADVWGRPVALKAYWPELVHKSDVGGVLLNLSGAEEIRAGWRLLHQRFGDRLAGVVVQEMAPIGVELLLGVDDDAVFGPLVAFGIGGTVTDLAADRAYRLAPLTGADAEELVRSTRAARLLAGYRGRPGGDVAVVRGVLSRLAQLAAEQTCVAEAEINPLIATPDGVTAADFRIRVEPRTPTDPYLRRLR; this is encoded by the coding sequence ATGGAAGTGGACGCCATGACCGGCATGGCACCCACGGTCCTGCCGCCCGCCCCGGCGGAGAAGGCCGTCCACGCATTGCTCACGGACGGCACCACGGTGTCCATCCGTCCGACGACGCCAAAGGACCTCGACGGCTTGAACGCGATGTTCGCCGCGCTGTCGCCGGAAAGCCTGCGCATGCGGTTCTTCGCCTCCGGCACCGCCGCCGGCCGCGCAGCGGCGAAGCGGCTGTGCGAGCCGCATCCGGACCGCATCGCGCTGGTGGTCACGGCCCACCATGGCGAGCACGAGGAGATCATCGGCGAGGGCGAGGCCTGGCGGCTGCACGCCGGCGCGGACGCCGCCGAGGTCGGCTTCACCGTCGCCGAGGGCCGGCGCGGACTGGGCATCGGCACCCTGCTGCTGGAACACCTCGCCGGCGCCGCGCGCGCCGCCGGGATCCGCACGTTCGTGGCCGAGACGCTGGCCGAGAACCTGGCGATGAAGCGCGTCATCGCCTTGGCGGGGCTGCGCCACAGCGCGGCGTACGAGCACGGCGGCACCGTCTTCCACGAGATCGATCTGACCGAGGACGACGCGTACCTGGAGGTCGTCGCCGATCGCGAGTTCGCGGCGAGTGCGGCGTCGCTGGAGCCGCTGTTCCGGCCGCGTGCGGTGGCCGTGGTCGGTGTCGGGCGCAGCCGCGGAGTGGGGCGCGCGATCCTGGACCATCTGCTGGCCGCGGGGTTCGACCGGCCGCTGTTCGCGGTGAATCCGCACGCCGACCAGATCGCCGGCGTGCCCTGCGCACGCTCGATCGACCTGCTGCCGGACCGGATCGACCTGGCCGTGGTGGCCGTGCCGCCGGACGGTCTGGCCGAGGCCGCCGTCGCCTGCGGACACCGCGGCATCAGGGCCCTGACCATCGTCACTACACCGGTACCGGCGTCCGTGCGCGCGAGGCTGAAGCGGATCTGCCGGCGCTACGGCATGCGCCTGGTCGGCCCGAACTGCCTCGGGGTCGCCGCGTTCGGGCCGGACCTGGCGATGGACGCCACCTTCGGGCCGGACCTGGCGATGGACGCCACCTTCGGGCCGCAGACCCCGCTCGGCGGCTCGGCCGGGATCGGCGTGCAGTCCGGCGGCGTGGGCATCGCGATGCTGGACCACCTGTCCCGGCTCGGCATCGGCGCGGCCTCCTTCGCCTCGCTCGGCGACAAGGCCGACGTCTCCGGCAACGACCTGCTGGCCTGGTGGTCGCGCGATCCGGCGACGCGGCTGGTGCTGCTGCACCTGGAGTCGTTCGGCAATCCGCGCAAGTTCGCCCGCTACGCCCGGCGCGTGGCGCGCGCCAAGCCCGTGCTGATCGTCGCGGCCGGACGCTCGGCGGCCGGGTCGCGGGCCGCGGCGTCGCACACCGCGGCCTCCGTGACGCCGGGCACCACCGGCGAGGCGCTGTACCGGCAGGCCGGGGTCATCGCGACGCACTCGGTCGCCGAGCTGGTGGAGACCGCCGCGCTGCTGGCCACCGGCGCGCGGCCTGCCGGCCATCGAGTGGCGGTGGTGTCCAACGCCGGAGGCACGGGCGTGCTGGGGGCCGACGCGTGCGTCGAGACCGGTCTGGTCGTCCCGGAATTCAGTGCCGCGCTGCGCGAGCGTCTCAGCGCCCTGTTGGGACCGGCGGCGGCCTGCGGCAACCCGGTGGACGCCGGGGCCGGTGCCGGCGCGGACCCGCTGCGGGAAGCCGTGGCGACCGTGGCGGCCTCCGGCGAGGTGGACGCGGTGTTGCTGTTGCTGGTTCCCACGGCGCTGGCGGAGCTGCCCGCGACCCTGGCCGCCGACGCCCGGACCGGTCCGGTGCCGGCGATCGCCGTGCGGGTGGATCAGGCTGCCGGGGTCCAGACCGTGAGGGGATCCGACGGAGCGCTCGCCCCGGTATACGGGGACGCCGAGAACGCCGCCAGGGCTCTGAGCCACGCGTGCGACTACGCGGAGTGGCTGCGCCGCCCCGGCGGTGAGGCGCCGACGCTGTCCGACGTCCGTTCCCGCGACGCGGCACGGTTGATCTCCCTGTTCCTGGCCGCGCGTCCGGACGGCGGATGGCTGCCGCCGGACCGGGCCGCGGACCTTCTGGCCTGCTACGGGATCCACTGCGCGCGCCTGGTCCTGGCCACCGACGTACAGAGCGCCGTGACCGCCGCGGACGTGTGGGGCCGGCCGGTCGCGCTGAAGGCGTACTGGCCCGAGCTGGTCCACAAGAGCGACGTCGGCGGCGTGCTGCTCAACCTGTCCGGGGCCGAGGAGATCCGCGCCGGCTGGCGTCTGCTGCACCAGCGATTCGGCGACCGTCTCGCGGGCGTGGTGGTGCAGGAGATGGCCCCGATCGGCGTGGAGCTGCTCCTCGGCGTCGACGACGACGCGGTCTTCGGCCCGCTGGTGGCCTTCGGTATCGGCGGCACCGTCACCGACCTGGCCGCCGACCGCGCCTACCGGCTGGCCCCGCTCACCGGCGCGGACGCCGAGGAACTGGTGCGCTCCACGCGCGCCGCCCGGCTGCTGGCCGGCTATCGCGGCCGGCCCGGAGGCGACGTGGCCGTGGTGCGCGGGGTGCTGTCCCGACTGGCGCAGCTGGCCGCCGAGCAGACCTGTGTGGCCGAGGCCGAGATCAACCCCCTGATCGCCACCCCGGACGGCGTGACGGCAGCGGACTTCCGCATCCGGGTCGAACCGCGCACCCCGACCGATCCCTACCTGCGCCGCCTGCGCTGA
- a CDS encoding universal stress protein, with the protein MKRTVVIGYDQSPSADRALAQAGREAAWRDAAVEVVTGYHWVAMSYPASYIPVNIEGAATKIAGDGLQWLRNRYPGIGAEAKVIAGPAADALAEASRDAELLVLGNRGRGGFTGLLLGSVSMRTLTLASCPTMIVRGTPRKSTDTVVLAADVADPNDESMDFAFTEAAARGARLKAVTVWDLDWTGADDPDTADSLVLAERNALTDIRSALERQLNPWHAKHPDVRLTVEVLGGTPSATLTGLTANTDLIVAGAHRRGDGHLGMRPGPTAHTLLHHADCPVVVVPRT; encoded by the coding sequence ATGAAGCGCACCGTCGTCATCGGCTACGACCAGAGCCCGTCCGCCGACCGCGCCCTGGCCCAGGCCGGGCGCGAGGCCGCCTGGCGCGACGCGGCCGTCGAGGTCGTGACCGGATACCACTGGGTCGCCATGTCGTATCCGGCCTCTTATATACCGGTGAACATCGAAGGCGCCGCCACCAAGATCGCCGGCGATGGCCTGCAGTGGCTGCGCAACCGCTATCCCGGCATCGGCGCGGAGGCGAAGGTCATCGCCGGGCCCGCCGCCGACGCCTTGGCCGAGGCATCCCGGGACGCCGAGCTGCTGGTCCTCGGAAACCGCGGCCGAGGCGGGTTCACCGGCTTGCTGCTGGGCTCGGTGTCGATGCGGACCCTGACGCTGGCCTCGTGCCCGACGATGATCGTCCGCGGCACGCCGCGCAAGTCCACCGACACGGTCGTCCTCGCGGCGGACGTCGCGGACCCCAACGACGAGTCGATGGACTTCGCGTTCACCGAGGCCGCCGCACGCGGGGCGCGGCTGAAGGCGGTCACCGTGTGGGACCTGGACTGGACCGGGGCCGACGACCCCGACACCGCCGACAGCCTCGTCCTGGCCGAACGCAACGCCCTGACGGACATCCGCTCCGCCTTGGAACGCCAGCTGAACCCGTGGCACGCCAAGCACCCGGACGTCCGCCTCACCGTCGAGGTCCTGGGCGGCACCCCGAGCGCGACCCTCACCGGCCTGACCGCGAACACGGACCTGATCGTCGCCGGCGCGCACCGCCGCGGCGACGGCCACCTCGGCATGCGGCCCGGACCGACCGCGCACACGCTGCTGCATCACGCGGACTGCCCGGTCGTGGTGGTGCCGCGGACGTGA
- the cysD gene encoding sulfate adenylyltransferase subunit CysD has protein sequence MSSPSRGAPSPGTPSPGTPAATALDALDVLESEAVHIFRETAGEFDRPVILFSGGKDSTVLVHLAVKAFWPAPVPFPLLHVDTGHNFQEVIAFRDRLAARQGLRLEVARVQDWIDDGRLAERADGLRNPLQTAPLLHAISSLRFDAAFGGGRRDEERARAKERIFSLRNGFGHWEPRRQRPELWNIYNGRHRVGEHVRVFPLSNWTERDVWRYIEREDIELPSIYFAHRRAVFRRSGMWLTAGPWGGAREGEQVRELTVRYRTVGDGSCTGAVESRAATVGEVIAEVSASRLTERGASRADDLVSEAAMEDRKRMGYF, from the coding sequence ATGTCATCGCCTTCGCGCGGCGCCCCATCACCCGGCACCCCGTCACCCGGAACCCCGGCCGCGACCGCTCTGGACGCCCTGGACGTCCTGGAATCCGAGGCCGTCCACATCTTCCGGGAGACGGCCGGCGAGTTCGACCGGCCGGTGATCCTCTTCTCCGGCGGCAAGGATTCGACGGTGCTGGTGCACCTCGCGGTCAAGGCGTTCTGGCCGGCCCCGGTCCCGTTCCCGCTGCTGCACGTCGACACCGGCCACAACTTCCAGGAGGTCATCGCCTTCCGGGACCGGCTCGCGGCCCGCCAGGGCCTGCGTCTGGAGGTGGCCCGGGTCCAGGACTGGATCGACGACGGCCGGCTGGCCGAACGCGCCGACGGCCTGCGCAACCCCCTGCAGACCGCCCCGCTGCTGCACGCCATCAGCTCCCTGCGATTCGACGCGGCCTTCGGCGGCGGCCGCCGCGACGAGGAACGCGCCCGGGCCAAGGAGCGCATCTTCAGTCTGCGCAACGGCTTCGGGCACTGGGAGCCACGCCGGCAACGGCCCGAGCTGTGGAACATCTACAACGGCCGGCACCGGGTCGGCGAGCACGTCCGGGTGTTCCCGCTGTCCAACTGGACCGAGCGCGACGTCTGGCGCTACATCGAGCGCGAGGACATCGAGCTGCCCTCGATCTATTTCGCGCACCGGCGCGCCGTGTTCCGCCGATCCGGCATGTGGCTCACCGCCGGCCCCTGGGGCGGAGCCCGCGAGGGCGAGCAAGTCCGTGAGCTGACGGTGCGCTACCGGACGGTCGGCGACGGCTCGTGCACCGGCGCGGTGGAGTCCCGGGCCGCCACGGTCGGCGAGGTGATCGCCGAGGTGAGCGCCAGCCGGCTCACCGAGCGGGGCGCGAGCAGGGCGGACGACCTGGTGTCGGAGGCCGCGATGGAGGACCGGAAAAGGATGGGGTACTTCTGA
- a CDS encoding phosphotransferase has translation MDEVLSGGVTNAGAVARRGEVVDRPAQAHAAAIHRFLEALPEHGFAGAPRPVGLGGGREQLTFLAGDVAVMPYPAWSMSEAALASVGALLRRFHQASAGIAVEPGVAWTTDLADPRGGTMLCHSDACVENVVFRDGEAYGLIDFDMAAPAHSAGDIEECVDAFVAATRFRRSVGARGDQAM, from the coding sequence GTGGACGAAGTGCTCAGCGGCGGAGTCACGAACGCGGGCGCCGTCGCCCGACGCGGCGAGGTCGTCGACCGGCCGGCGCAGGCGCACGCGGCGGCCATCCATCGCTTCCTGGAGGCGTTGCCGGAGCACGGTTTCGCCGGCGCTCCGCGTCCCGTCGGCTTGGGCGGGGGACGCGAGCAGCTCACATTCCTGGCCGGCGACGTGGCGGTGATGCCGTATCCCGCCTGGTCGATGAGCGAGGCGGCGCTGGCCTCGGTCGGCGCGCTCCTTCGACGGTTCCATCAGGCCTCGGCGGGGATCGCGGTGGAGCCGGGCGTCGCGTGGACCACGGACCTGGCCGATCCGCGCGGCGGCACGATGCTGTGCCACAGCGATGCCTGCGTCGAGAACGTCGTCTTCCGCGACGGCGAGGCGTACGGCCTCATCGACTTCGACATGGCCGCGCCGGCGCATTCGGCCGGGGACATCGAGGAGTGTGTCGACGCGTTCGTGGCGGCAACAAGGTTCCGGCGTTCTGTGGGTGCGCGGGGTGATCAGGCCATGTGA
- a CDS encoding universal stress protein, with amino-acid sequence MNTVVAVGYDQALPGERALDLAASEAARRGGSLLVITAYHWLTPPAPDTLTTSDTESTARKAAEKIAESGAARARRRHPEVPVEARAVAGYAGKVLAAAGHESDLLVVGNRGTGGFQGMMLGSTSLRTLAEACCPVIVARGNLLDAHRRIVAAVDIDGDCDAVLDFAFDEASRRGAGLTVTHVWDEPWIVAYGQQDPGIAEDVARIERERDDRLAALVRSFQARYPEVRSFHQLAIGSAAGLLVDTSRHADLLVTGARRHAGGRHGMLIGPVSQTLLQHAECPVAVVPLG; translated from the coding sequence ATGAACACCGTCGTCGCCGTCGGATACGACCAGGCACTGCCCGGGGAGCGGGCGCTGGACCTCGCCGCGTCCGAAGCGGCCCGCCGCGGCGGATCGCTGCTGGTCATCACGGCTTACCACTGGTTGACCCCGCCGGCGCCGGACACTCTGACGACTTCCGACACCGAGTCCACCGCGCGCAAGGCCGCCGAGAAGATCGCGGAAAGCGGCGCGGCCCGGGCCCGCCGGCGGCATCCGGAGGTGCCGGTCGAGGCGCGCGCGGTGGCCGGGTACGCCGGCAAGGTGCTCGCCGCCGCCGGCCACGAGTCGGACCTGCTCGTGGTCGGCAACCGGGGCACCGGCGGATTCCAGGGCATGATGCTGGGCTCCACCTCGCTGCGCACCCTGGCCGAAGCCTGCTGCCCGGTGATCGTGGCCCGCGGGAACCTCCTGGACGCCCACCGCCGCATCGTCGCCGCCGTCGACATCGACGGGGACTGCGACGCCGTCCTGGACTTCGCCTTCGACGAGGCCTCGCGCCGCGGCGCCGGGCTGACCGTGACCCATGTCTGGGACGAGCCCTGGATCGTCGCCTACGGCCAGCAGGACCCCGGCATCGCCGAGGACGTCGCCCGCATCGAGCGCGAACGCGACGACCGCCTCGCGGCCCTGGTGCGCTCCTTCCAGGCGCGGTACCCCGAGGTCCGCTCCTTCCACCAGCTCGCCATCGGCTCGGCCGCGGGCCTGCTGGTCGACACCTCCCGGCACGCGGACCTGCTGGTGACCGGCGCGCGGCGGCACGCGGGGGGCCGGCACGGCATGCTGATCGGCCCGGTGAGCCAGACCCTGCTGCAGCACGCGGAGTGCCCGGTCGCCGTGGTGCCGCTGGGCTGA
- a CDS encoding acetoin utilization protein AcuC, whose protein sequence is MPWDDRLLEYDFGHDHPLAPVRVALAMALARSFGVFEGSGVAVVGVPPLPDDGLLELVHSREYIAAVKHSAQVTAAERVRFGFGTDDNPYFPGMHEASARIVGASVAAARQVWGGVSEHAVNIAGGLHHAMRSHASGFCVYNDPAIAVAWLLAEGARRVAYVDVDVHHGDGVQAAFWDEPRVLTISLHEHPASLFPGTGLPGESGGPDAQGGAVNVALPAGTGDEKWLRAFDAVVPPLVRAFEPEVLVTQHGCDTHALDPLAHLLLTVDGQRAAAERLHRLAHECADGRWVAFGGGGYEVVDVVPRAWTHLLAEAAGHPIAPSSAIPAEWLALARELTGRPAGVASMTDGRDPLPRAWTSGYDPADAVDRAVMLTRREAFPWHGLFPEP, encoded by the coding sequence GTGCCGTGGGACGACCGTCTGCTGGAGTACGACTTCGGCCACGACCATCCGCTCGCGCCGGTGCGTGTGGCGCTCGCCATGGCGCTGGCCCGGTCGTTCGGGGTGTTCGAGGGCTCCGGGGTGGCTGTGGTCGGGGTGCCGCCGCTGCCCGATGACGGTCTGCTGGAGCTGGTTCATTCCCGCGAGTACATCGCCGCTGTGAAGCACTCCGCGCAGGTGACGGCTGCCGAGCGGGTGCGCTTCGGTTTCGGGACCGACGACAATCCCTACTTTCCGGGTATGCACGAGGCCTCCGCGCGGATCGTCGGCGCCTCCGTCGCTGCCGCGCGCCAGGTGTGGGGCGGTGTGAGCGAGCACGCGGTGAACATCGCCGGGGGACTGCATCACGCGATGCGCTCGCACGCCTCGGGGTTCTGTGTGTACAACGATCCGGCGATCGCGGTGGCCTGGCTGCTCGCCGAGGGGGCGCGGCGGGTGGCCTACGTCGATGTCGACGTGCACCACGGGGACGGGGTCCAGGCGGCGTTCTGGGACGAGCCCAGGGTCCTGACGATCAGTCTGCACGAGCATCCCGCGAGTCTGTTCCCGGGCACCGGACTGCCGGGGGAGTCCGGCGGGCCGGACGCGCAGGGCGGGGCGGTGAACGTCGCGCTGCCGGCGGGCACCGGGGACGAGAAGTGGCTGCGGGCCTTCGACGCGGTCGTCCCGCCGCTGGTCCGGGCCTTCGAACCGGAGGTCCTGGTCACCCAGCACGGCTGCGACACCCACGCCCTGGACCCGCTGGCCCACCTGCTGCTCACGGTCGACGGGCAGCGTGCGGCGGCCGAACGGCTGCACCGCCTGGCGCACGAGTGCGCCGACGGGCGCTGGGTCGCCTTCGGCGGGGGCGGCTACGAGGTGGTGGACGTCGTGCCACGGGCCTGGACGCACCTGCTGGCCGAGGCCGCCGGCCACCCGATCGCCCCGAGCTCGGCGATCCCCGCGGAGTGGCTGGCCCTGGCCCGCGAGCTGACCGGGCGCCCGGCCGGCGTCGCGAGCATGACCGACGGGCGCGATCCGCTCCCGCGAGCGTGGACCAGCGGGTACGACCCGGCCGACGCCGTGGATCGGGCGGTCATGCTCACCCGGCGCGAGGCGTTTCCCTGGCACGGCTTGTTCCCGGAGCCTTGA
- a CDS encoding SRPBCC family protein has translation MNRGWPAALLAGGLLGFAAAAYPALWRDRCLNWGARDDEVARQMPGDKVLPAATVVTTRAIGVDAPAWAIWPWLVQMGSGRGGAYTYDWIENFFGLNMHSADEIVPELQDLAVGDELPLGKGQRMRVEVLEAEHALVVRSIDGAWVWSFGLYPQAPSTPGKCLTRLISRNRIRLPEAGPATSALWLFIMEPGSLVMERRMLHGIKDRAERLAETTRHQQLSLALRSLSAAPRSARAR, from the coding sequence ATGAATCGCGGATGGCCGGCGGCCCTGCTCGCCGGCGGGCTGCTCGGCTTCGCCGCCGCTGCCTACCCCGCCCTGTGGCGGGACCGCTGCCTGAACTGGGGCGCCCGCGACGACGAGGTCGCCCGCCAGATGCCCGGCGACAAGGTCCTGCCCGCGGCCACGGTGGTGACGACCAGGGCGATCGGCGTCGACGCGCCCGCCTGGGCGATCTGGCCGTGGCTGGTGCAGATGGGCTCGGGGCGCGGTGGCGCCTACACCTACGACTGGATCGAGAACTTCTTCGGGCTGAACATGCACAGCGCGGACGAGATCGTCCCCGAGCTGCAGGACCTCGCCGTCGGCGACGAGCTCCCGCTGGGCAAAGGCCAACGGATGCGGGTGGAGGTCCTGGAGGCCGAACACGCGCTGGTGGTGCGCTCGATCGACGGCGCGTGGGTGTGGTCCTTCGGGCTCTACCCCCAGGCCCCTTCCACCCCCGGCAAGTGCCTGACCCGCCTGATCAGCCGCAACCGCATCCGGCTCCCGGAGGCAGGACCCGCGACCAGCGCGCTGTGGCTGTTCATCATGGAGCCGGGCAGCCTGGTCATGGAGCGGAGGATGCTGCACGGCATCAAGGACCGGGCTGAACGGCTTGCCGAGACGACGCGACATCAGCAGCTCTCATTGGCGCTGCGCAGCCTGTCCGCGGCGCCACGATCGGCCCGTGCGCGGTAG